The following are from one region of the Planctomycetota bacterium genome:
- the feoB gene encoding ferrous iron transport protein B, translated as MACHPDAPGRPPERAAAGAIVVALAGNPNSGKTTLFNNLTGARQHVANYPGVTVERKEGTCTHKGRRIHVIDLPGTYSLTPYSVEEVVARDVLTEERPDVVVDVVDASNLERNLYLTVQLVQLRVPLILALNMADLAERRGHAINYQRLSELLGAPVVPTVGHKDRGTQELLDAIVALADDPQRPAPVEVSYGREIDEELNKLVPLIQTAPELASHYDPRWLALKLLEDDSIIRTRVEQGAPDAAGLLAAAAASRHHLQTVFGDSPEIVIADRRYGFISGACQEAVVKTVEARHTASDRIDGLILHRVLGVPIFLLLTYLVFQFTFTVGEAPTGWVEALFAWLAESVAQLWPKAADSAVRSLLCDGILGGVGGVLVFVPYIILLFLAIAVLEDTGYMARAAFLMDRVMHKIGLHGKSFIPMLVGFGCNVPAILATRTLDTRRDRLTTILVLPLMSCSARLVIYTVLVAAFFPNRVLVRLGFLTVRLQPVILFGLYALGALLAIGGAKLLRATVLRGETHPLVIELPPYRVPTLRGLAIHVWERSWLYIKKAGTVILGISMVLWFLTSYPRKPRYDQDYAAREQRAAAAYVQAMESLAPALGLAAPDAGLLRRLGLADLALETARDQHFEHEPGFRAAAERYAAEIAELRQGPAGDRIQRFLDLRDEVAAIRARFDQAAEHHGAHEGSPAHFVLLHKMERELASVKERAPDGYEAAVKWLDDIRPAWEAERQAIRHGQAAEDIAWSAAGRIGRLVEPLIRPLGFDWKIGTALLGAFGAREVFVAQMGIIYAVGSGEEHVEALRERLRADYSPLVGFCVMLFCLISLLCLPTLAVTRRETGSWGWAAFQLGSLTGLAYVLTLATYQIGRLIGLGG; from the coding sequence ATGGCCTGCCATCCCGACGCCCCCGGCCGCCCGCCCGAGCGCGCGGCGGCCGGCGCCATCGTGGTCGCGCTCGCCGGCAACCCCAACTCCGGCAAGACCACGCTCTTCAACAACCTCACCGGCGCCCGCCAGCACGTGGCCAACTACCCCGGCGTCACCGTCGAGCGCAAGGAGGGCACGTGCACCCACAAGGGCCGCCGCATCCACGTCATTGACCTGCCCGGCACCTACAGCCTCACCCCCTACTCGGTCGAGGAGGTCGTCGCGCGCGACGTGCTCACCGAGGAGCGGCCCGACGTGGTGGTGGACGTGGTGGATGCCTCGAACCTCGAGCGGAACCTCTACCTGACGGTTCAGCTCGTGCAGCTCCGCGTCCCGCTGATCCTGGCGCTGAACATGGCCGACCTCGCCGAACGGCGGGGCCACGCAATCAACTACCAGCGGCTGAGCGAGCTGCTGGGCGCCCCCGTGGTGCCCACGGTGGGGCACAAGGACCGCGGCACTCAGGAGTTGCTCGACGCGATCGTGGCGCTGGCCGACGACCCCCAGCGGCCCGCGCCCGTGGAGGTGTCGTACGGGCGCGAGATTGACGAGGAACTGAACAAGCTGGTGCCGCTGATCCAGACGGCGCCCGAGCTGGCCAGCCACTACGACCCGCGCTGGCTGGCCCTCAAGCTGCTCGAGGACGACTCGATCATCCGGACGCGGGTCGAGCAGGGGGCCCCCGACGCCGCGGGCCTGCTGGCGGCGGCCGCCGCCTCGCGCCACCACCTTCAGACGGTCTTCGGCGACTCGCCCGAGATCGTCATCGCCGACCGCCGCTACGGCTTCATCTCCGGCGCCTGCCAGGAGGCCGTGGTCAAGACCGTCGAGGCGCGCCACACGGCGTCCGACCGCATTGACGGCCTGATCCTCCACCGCGTGCTCGGCGTGCCGATCTTCCTGCTCCTCACCTACCTCGTCTTCCAGTTCACCTTCACGGTCGGCGAGGCGCCCACAGGCTGGGTCGAGGCCCTCTTCGCCTGGCTCGCAGAGTCGGTCGCGCAGCTCTGGCCCAAGGCGGCCGACAGCGCCGTGCGCTCGCTGCTGTGCGACGGCATTCTCGGCGGCGTGGGCGGGGTGCTGGTGTTCGTGCCTTACATCATTCTGCTGTTCCTGGCCATTGCCGTGCTCGAAGACACGGGCTACATGGCCCGCGCGGCGTTCCTGATGGACCGCGTGATGCACAAGATCGGCCTGCACGGCAAGAGCTTCATCCCCATGCTCGTAGGCTTCGGGTGCAACGTGCCGGCCATCCTGGCCACGCGCACGCTCGACACGCGGCGCGACCGCCTCACCACCATCCTGGTGCTGCCGCTGATGAGCTGTAGCGCCCGGCTGGTGATCTACACAGTGCTCGTCGCCGCGTTCTTCCCCAACCGCGTGCTCGTGCGGCTGGGGTTCCTGACGGTTCGGCTCCAGCCCGTCATCCTCTTCGGCCTCTACGCGCTCGGCGCCCTGCTCGCCATCGGGGGGGCCAAGCTGCTGCGGGCCACCGTGCTCCGCGGCGAAACCCACCCCCTCGTCATCGAGCTCCCGCCCTATCGCGTGCCCACGCTCCGCGGCCTGGCCATCCACGTGTGGGAGCGCTCCTGGCTCTACATCAAGAAGGCCGGCACCGTGATCCTCGGCATCTCGATGGTCCTGTGGTTCCTCACCAGCTACCCGAGGAAGCCGCGTTACGACCAGGACTACGCGGCCCGCGAGCAGCGCGCCGCGGCCGCCTACGTCCAAGCCATGGAGAGCCTGGCCCCCGCGCTGGGCCTCGCCGCCCCCGATGCCGGCCTCCTCCGGCGGCTGGGTCTGGCCGATCTGGCCCTCGAGACGGCCCGCGATCAGCATTTCGAGCACGAGCCCGGCTTCCGGGCCGCCGCCGAACGCTACGCTGCCGAGATCGCGGAACTGCGCCAGGGCCCCGCAGGCGACCGGATCCAGCGGTTCCTCGACTTGCGCGACGAGGTGGCCGCCATCCGCGCCCGCTTCGACCAAGCCGCCGAGCACCACGGCGCCCACGAGGGGTCGCCCGCCCACTTCGTGCTCCTGCACAAGATGGAGCGCGAGCTTGCCAGCGTCAAAGAGCGCGCGCCCGACGGCTACGAGGCCGCCGTGAAGTGGCTCGACGATATCCGGCCCGCCTGGGAGGCCGAGCGCCAGGCCATCCGCCACGGCCAGGCGGCGGAGGACATCGCCTGGTCGGCGGCGGGCCGCATCGGCCGGCTCGTCGAGCCGCTGATCCGCCCGCTCGGCTTCGACTGGAAGATCGGCACGGCCCTCCTCGGCGCCTTCGGCGCACGCGAGGTCTTCGTCGCCCAGATGGGCATCATCTACGCCGTCGGCTCGGGCGAGGAACACGTCGAGGCCCTCCGCGAGCGCCTGCGGGCCGACTACTCGCCGCTCGTGGGCTTCTGCGTAATGCTCTTCTGCCTCATCAGCCTGCTGTGCCTGCCCACGCTGGCCGTGACCCGCCGCGAGACGGGCAGTTGGGGATGGGCCGCGTTCCAGCTCGGCAGCCTCACCGGCCTCGCCTATGTCCTCACGCTGGCCACGTACCAGATAGGTCGCCTCATCGGGTTGGGTGGGTAG